In Microbacterium sp. AB, a single genomic region encodes these proteins:
- a CDS encoding endonuclease domain-containing protein, with the protein MNLETRAEKTLRSYSFADLRAEGMSRGRIVRALDCGALLRARRDVYVSAEAGPRAFAAARVGGRLDCVSAMRERGVFVREHTRLHVQVPRNGSRLRSPQDRGRRRAREDAVVVHWCDDPAPGHALLTDRVASLARAVRCQSPRDAVATIDSALHLGVIDGIELGDVFALLPHRYRVLRPLVDGRAESGPETLARLALRSLGKRIDVQVRISGVGRVDLVVDGWIVVECDSREFHSSWNAQAEDRRRDLALATLGYVSVRVTARMIFDEPNVLVEAVRGLLASRGRL; encoded by the coding sequence ATGAACCTCGAAACCAGGGCGGAGAAGACGTTGCGGTCGTACTCGTTCGCCGACCTGCGCGCTGAGGGGATGAGCCGTGGGCGAATCGTGCGTGCGCTCGACTGCGGGGCTCTCCTCCGCGCGAGGCGCGACGTGTACGTGTCAGCCGAGGCGGGTCCCCGCGCGTTCGCCGCAGCGCGCGTCGGCGGGCGTCTCGACTGCGTGTCGGCGATGAGGGAGCGTGGCGTCTTCGTCCGCGAGCACACACGACTGCACGTGCAGGTTCCACGCAACGGCAGCCGACTCCGCTCGCCGCAGGACCGGGGTCGCCGACGTGCCCGCGAGGATGCCGTGGTGGTGCATTGGTGTGACGACCCTGCGCCGGGCCACGCCCTGCTGACGGACAGGGTCGCGTCTCTCGCGCGCGCCGTGCGCTGCCAATCGCCTCGCGATGCCGTGGCGACGATCGACAGCGCGCTGCATCTCGGCGTCATCGATGGGATCGAGCTCGGCGACGTGTTCGCTCTGCTTCCCCACCGGTATCGCGTTCTTCGACCACTCGTCGACGGACGCGCGGAGTCGGGCCCGGAGACGCTCGCGCGGTTGGCGCTCCGGTCGCTCGGCAAGCGGATCGATGTGCAGGTGCGGATATCCGGTGTCGGCCGGGTCGATCTCGTCGTCGACGGCTGGATCGTCGTGGAGTGCGACAGCAGGGAGTTCCACTCCTCGTGGAATGCGCAGGCGGAGGACCGGAGACGCGATCTCGCGCTGGCCACGCTCGGATACGTCAGCGTGAGGGTCACCGCACGCATGATCTTCGACGAGCCGAACGTCCTCGTCGAAGCGGTGCGTGGTCTGCTGGCGTCGCGTGGTCGGCTCTGA
- a CDS encoding phosphotransferase, which translates to MHDDLDGVPLVGGNMDPVVRIGDTVRRTKGPWTESVHSLLGTYAEAGLTETPRALGIDARGREILTFLPGEPLSESAPEVLWAPSTLTAAAGLLRRLHDASAPLVGEPGIWRMEDHPPTEVICHNDFAPYNLIASDGRLVGVIDFDMASPGSRLWDLAYLAYRIVPLAEDARGFDDVRFGARDDRLRTLVDSYGLDASPDAVVDAAGRRLDALAAFTERRAEVTGRSDFVEHAAMYRRDAERLRSGNVTRPGM; encoded by the coding sequence ATGCACGACGATCTCGACGGCGTGCCGCTCGTCGGGGGCAACATGGATCCTGTCGTGCGGATCGGCGACACCGTCCGGCGGACGAAGGGGCCGTGGACCGAGTCTGTGCACAGCCTCCTCGGCACGTACGCCGAGGCGGGGCTCACCGAGACCCCTCGCGCGCTCGGGATCGACGCGCGGGGCCGCGAGATCCTCACGTTCCTCCCCGGCGAGCCGCTGTCGGAGTCCGCGCCGGAGGTCCTCTGGGCACCGTCGACGCTCACCGCCGCGGCCGGGCTGCTGCGACGGCTGCATGACGCGAGCGCGCCTCTCGTCGGAGAGCCCGGCATCTGGCGGATGGAGGACCACCCGCCCACCGAGGTGATCTGCCACAACGACTTCGCCCCCTACAACCTCATCGCCTCGGACGGCCGCCTCGTCGGGGTCATCGACTTCGACATGGCCTCCCCCGGATCGCGGCTGTGGGACCTGGCCTACCTCGCCTACCGCATCGTGCCTCTCGCCGAGGACGCCCGGGGGTTCGACGACGTTCGGTTCGGCGCCCGCGACGACCGGCTCCGCACGCTCGTCGACTCCTACGGTCTCGACGCCTCACCCGACGCGGTCGTCGACGCCGCTGGGCGCAGGCTCGACGCCCTCGCAGCGTTCACCGAACGGCGCGCAGAGGTGACGGGGCGCAGCGACTTCGTCGAGCACGCCGCGATGTACCGGCGCGACGCGGAACGCCTGCGTTCAGGCAACGTCACACGACCTGGTATGTGA